One window from the genome of Hyperolius riggenbachi isolate aHypRig1 chromosome 6, aHypRig1.pri, whole genome shotgun sequence encodes:
- the LOC137522139 gene encoding taste receptor type 1 member 2-like: MSKDYVINTESSYTSYIPNVIAVIGPDNSDAAETIADLFNLLLLPQINVFATSKRMSEVSLPACFQTIPSSGVQQQAFIDILGYFNWTWIAVLGSLDEYGIHGIQHFLEATSDSNICVAYTNFIPIKVSGREAEWKYSVLQIASNITLTDVNVILVFSLDIILADFFQELVNINFPSKIWLATETWSTSNNLYELPNMNMLGVVFGITLKYVKIPGFDDYLLNEYYRNRSNPENLNPEENCNQKCDDCLNSTLNDFLRASENGASFSIYSAVYAVAHALHDILRCNITDCKIMDVYPWQVTEALGQVNFSLLGNEISFDQNGDSAIGYDIVFWNWFGGSPFLNIGSYSSLGHLDINLNKVTWGTTNNEIPSSVCSSECLQGQEKKQMGTYKCCFDCISCAAGTYLHQNGTCMPCRADQWSTERSTACLNKTRTFLTWNDAMAIALFTVTVLGMLLTLVVMVTFIVYLSSPVVKAAGGRMCFVMLTSILGAYLSILAYLGEPGPVKCILRLPIYSIALTVCFSYISIRSFQIVCIFKMTSKLPATYDYWVKQNGQYICQAILCGVQVFISCIWIFTNPPKATTIELSSNQVLVDCSQFGSIYNILQYGYNAFLSLLCFTFAYMGKELPKNYSEAKCITLAMLIYFVVCISLFTAQLVDVGEYITGINAVLAWLSLMGLKGGYFFPKCYIIFCRPQFNTAKHFQTTIQSYTKRGGSSKNSAHA, translated from the exons ATGTCTAAAGACTATGTCATCAATACAGAGAGCAGTTACACCAGCTACATCCCAAACGTGATTGCTGTGATTGGGCCAGATAACAGCGATGCTGCCGAGACCATTGCTGACCTTTTCAATCTGCTGCTTCTTCCTCAG ATCAATGTTTTCGCCACCAGTAAAAGGATGAGTGAGGTGAGCCTGCCAGCTTGTTTTCAGACAATTCCCAGCAGCGGAGTTCAGCAACAAGCCTTCATAGATATCCTTGGCTATTTTAACTGGACCTGGATAGCTGTCCTGGGAAGTTTGGATGAGTATGGGATACATGGAATTCAGCATTTCCTTGAAGCAACCTCGGATTCGAACATCTGTGTTGCCTACACAAACTTCATACCTATCAAAGTATCTGGCAGGGAAGCAGAGTGGAAATATTCAGTACTCCAGATTGCttccaatattacccttactgatGTCAATGTTATCCTGGTCTTTTCTTTGGACATCATCCTTGCTGACTTTTTTCAAGAGCTGGTGAATATTAACTTTCCATCAAAAATCTGGCTTGCCACAGAAACCTGGTCAACATCTAACAACCTCTATGAACTACCAAATATGAACATGTTAGGGGTCGTATTTGGCATCACCCTAAAGTATGTGAAGATACCAGGCTTTGATGACTACCTCTTGAATGAGTATTATCGAAACAGGAGCAACCCTGAAAACTTAAACCCAGAAGAAAACTGCAATCAAAAGTGTGATGATTGCCTCAACTCAACGCTGAATGACTTTTTGAGGGCTTCAGAAAATGGAGCCAGCTTCAGCATCTACTCTGCAGTTTATGCTGTGGCTCATGCACTGCATGACATTCTGAGGTGTAATATAACCGACTGTAAAATAATGGATGTCTACCCTTGGCAG GTTACAGAAGCACTTGGGCAGGTGAATTTCTCCTTACTTGGCAATGAAATAAGCTTTGATCAGAATGGTGACTCTGCAATAGGATATGACATTGTCTTCTGGAACTGGTTTGGTGGATCGCCATTTTTGAACATTGGGTCATACAGCAGCTTAGGTCATCTTGACATCAACTTGAATAAAGTTACTTGGGGGACCACAAACAATGAG ATTCCATCATCAGTATGTTCTTCTGAATGCTTACAAGGCCAGGAAAAGAAGCAAATGGGGACCTACAAGTGCTGTTTTGACTGCATCAGCTGTGCTGCTGGAACTTACCTGCATCAAAATG GCACTTGTATGCCCTGCAGGGCTGATCAGTGGTCTACAGAAAGGAGCACCGCCTGCTTGAATAAAACCAGAACCTTTTTGACTTGGAATGACGCCATGGCCATTGCCTTATTTACTGTAACAGTTTTGGGGATGTTGCTTACACTTGTGGTCATGGTGacttttattgtatatttgtcaagTCCCGTGGTTAAGGCTGCAGGAGGCAGAATGTGCTTTGTCATGCTAACATCTATATTAGGTGCGTATCTCAGTATTTTGGCCTACCTGGGAGAGCCAGGACCCGTTAAATGCATCTTGAGGCTCCCCATATACAGTATTGCTCTGACGGTCTGCTTCTCTTACATTTCCATACGTTCCTTCCAGATAGTCTGTATATTCAAGATGACCTCTAAGCTTCCAGCCACATATGATTACTGGGTGAAGCAGAATGGGCAGTACATCTGCCAGGCAATTCTTTGTGGAGTGCAGGTGTTCATCTCTTGTATCTGGATCTTCACCAACCCACCTAAGGCCACCACTATAGAGCTGAGCTCCAACCAGGTTCTGGTGGACTGCAGTCAGTTTGGTTCCATTTACAACATCTTACAATATGGGTACAATGCTTTTCTCAGTCTTCTGTGCTTTACCTTTGCTTACATGGGTAAGGAGCTGCCCAAAAACTACAGTGAAGCCAAGTGCATCACTTTAGCCATGCTGATATATTTTGTGGTCTGTATCTCTCTGTTTACAGCTCAGCTTGTTGATGTCGGGGAATACATAACTGGGATTAATGCTGTTCTGGCTTGGCTAAGTCTTATGGGCCTCAAGGGAGGATATTTTTTCCCAAAATGTTACATTATTTTCTGCCGCCCACAGTTTAACACTGCAAAGCACTTCCAAACCACCATCCAGTCATATACAAAAAGGGGAGGTAGCAGTAAGAATAGTGCTCATGCATGA